In Gammaproteobacteria bacterium, a single genomic region encodes these proteins:
- the kdpE gene encoding two-component system response regulator KdpE, with protein sequence MRHVLEAEGFRVFEVETLQRGMIEAGSRKPDLVILDLGLPDGDGRDFIRAVRAWSTLPIIVLSARIEEQDKVDALDAGADDYLCKPFGVAELMARVRASLRRRTTATSDKEPITRFGDVAVDHARRLVARQGQEIHLTPIEFRLLTALLNHPGKVLTHRHLLREVWGPSHVEHGHYLRIYMGHLRQKLEEDPARPRYLLTETGIGYRFMPP encoded by the coding sequence ATGCGCCATGTGCTGGAGGCGGAGGGATTTCGCGTGTTCGAGGTGGAGACCCTGCAGCGGGGAATGATCGAGGCCGGCAGCCGCAAGCCGGATCTCGTCATCCTCGACCTGGGTCTGCCCGATGGCGACGGCCGCGACTTCATTCGGGCGGTGCGCGCCTGGAGCACGCTCCCCATCATCGTCCTGTCGGCGCGGATCGAGGAACAGGACAAGGTTGATGCGCTGGATGCGGGCGCCGACGACTATCTGTGCAAGCCGTTCGGGGTCGCGGAGTTGATGGCGCGCGTGCGCGCCTCGCTGCGTCGCCGCACAACTGCGACGTCGGATAAGGAACCGATAACCCGCTTCGGCGACGTTGCGGTGGATCATGCGCGCCGGCTTGTGGCCCGGCAGGGTCAGGAAATCCACCTGACCCCGATCGAGTTCCGCCTGCTCACCGCGCTGCTCAATCATCCGGGCAAGGTGTTGACGCACCGGCATCTGCTGCGCGAGGTGTGGGGGCCGTCGCACGTCGAGCACGGCCACTATCTGCGTATCTACATGGGACACCTGCGCCAGAAACTTGAAGAAGACCCCGCGCGCCCGCGCTACCTGCTGACCGAGACCGGCATCGGCTACCGTTTCATGCCGCCCTGA